In Pirellulales bacterium, a genomic segment contains:
- a CDS encoding DUF6797 domain-containing protein, with product MLFALLLAAAVLLGDEPRPRQITAAPLAADKLFGPEGLSEYCGGGVPIVSNLPVDYDAKLVAEIVDGAKSRGDAHRGADVFCSTKFGCLSCHRVDKFGGAVGPPLTDIGRRAKPEEIVESVLWPKRQVKPEYSSWRISLDDGRSLQGYKRGETPDAIQLFDPATEKTRRIAKAEIADQREIGTLMPDGAAAAMSPAQRCDLARFLMELGRTPGLEAEVRPEALPAEFNYERGPLVPEDWPLWREHVNRDRVYEFYRKEALFFRGQPNRPRLLPAFPELDGGKFGHWGNQNEETWKDGRWSLTDLGTVLSGVFHGPHGDVPKGVCVRLGQHGELAACFNPETLSYEALWRGGFLKLSAVRHGFVDGLHPDGEILPRPEGKRPDKPFVYHGFYRSGLRVVFAYRIGDVELLDAPWVKDGKFERIVAPVADHPLREILHGGAPQWPQELKTAAQLGAGRPYAVDTIRPPFDNPWKAPMFFGDHDFLPDGSALLCTMEGDVWRVTGLDAELKDVRWRRFASGLHQALGLVVAEGQVYVLGRDQITCLHDLNGDGEADFYECFSNKMITSSAGHDFTCGLARDPQGRFYTASGRQGLIRISADRQTVEVLATGFRNPDGVALCPDGAVTLPCSEGEWTPASMICLVKPDPPAAAAPYFGYGGPRDGKLPALPFAYLPRGLDNSSGGQVTVPDDRWGPLKGQMVHFSFGQGSHFLLLRDEVAGQPQGAVVPLVGDFRSGVHRGRFNPTDGQLYVSGLNGWGTYTPDDGCFQRVRYTGAPVQLPRSFHVYENGVLVSFTQPVEPKAIANLANHFAQVWNYRYSPGYGSPEFAPCHPGAVGHESLAIAGVHRVDASTIFVELPALQPVNQLHLLLQVDEGRPQELVITVHRLDKPFTQFPGYQPTKKMIAAHPLHVDLTLLRKAIPNPWRTTLPAASPLDLSAGSNLTFSTRTLRAKAGKNVKLTFHNPDVVPHNWVLVKKGTLASIGDLTNKLVADPEAVFRQYVPKSDDVICYTDIVPSGQQFTICFQAPAEKGRYPYLCTFPGHWMVMNGELIVE from the coding sequence GTGCTATTCGCCTTGTTGCTGGCGGCGGCCGTGCTGCTAGGCGACGAACCGCGGCCGCGGCAGATCACGGCAGCGCCTCTCGCGGCGGACAAGCTTTTTGGGCCGGAAGGTCTATCGGAGTATTGCGGGGGCGGTGTTCCCATCGTTTCGAACCTGCCGGTGGACTACGACGCCAAGCTGGTTGCCGAAATTGTGGACGGGGCCAAGAGCCGGGGCGATGCTCACCGGGGAGCGGACGTCTTCTGCTCGACGAAGTTCGGTTGCCTTTCGTGTCATCGTGTCGACAAGTTCGGAGGCGCCGTCGGTCCCCCGCTCACTGACATTGGCCGCCGGGCGAAACCCGAGGAAATCGTCGAATCGGTGCTCTGGCCGAAACGGCAAGTCAAACCGGAGTATTCGTCCTGGCGGATTTCATTGGACGATGGCCGGTCGCTGCAAGGCTATAAACGGGGCGAAACACCCGATGCAATTCAGCTTTTCGACCCGGCGACGGAGAAGACGCGGCGCATCGCGAAGGCGGAAATCGCCGATCAACGCGAGATCGGAACACTCATGCCCGACGGCGCGGCGGCAGCCATGTCACCGGCCCAACGGTGCGACCTCGCGCGGTTTCTGATGGAGTTGGGACGCACGCCCGGCCTGGAAGCCGAGGTCCGCCCCGAAGCGCTGCCGGCCGAATTCAATTATGAACGCGGACCCTTGGTTCCCGAGGACTGGCCGCTCTGGCGAGAGCACGTCAATCGCGATCGCGTGTACGAATTCTATCGCAAGGAAGCCTTGTTCTTCCGCGGGCAACCGAACCGGCCACGCCTGTTGCCTGCTTTTCCCGAACTGGATGGCGGCAAATTTGGACACTGGGGCAACCAGAATGAGGAAACTTGGAAAGATGGTCGCTGGAGTCTGACCGACCTGGGAACCGTGCTCTCCGGCGTGTTCCACGGGCCCCACGGCGACGTGCCCAAAGGGGTCTGCGTGCGTTTGGGCCAGCATGGCGAACTCGCGGCTTGCTTCAATCCCGAGACACTATCCTATGAGGCGTTGTGGCGAGGCGGTTTCCTGAAACTTTCCGCCGTGCGACACGGGTTTGTCGACGGCTTGCATCCCGATGGTGAAATCTTGCCGCGGCCGGAAGGCAAGCGCCCCGACAAGCCATTCGTCTATCACGGCTTCTACCGCTCGGGCTTGCGAGTCGTATTCGCGTATCGGATCGGCGACGTCGAACTGCTCGATGCGCCATGGGTGAAGGATGGCAAATTCGAACGCATCGTCGCGCCCGTCGCCGACCATCCCTTGCGCGAGATACTGCATGGTGGCGCGCCTCAATGGCCGCAGGAACTCAAGACGGCCGCGCAACTCGGCGCTGGCCGCCCTTACGCCGTCGATACGATTCGGCCGCCGTTTGATAATCCTTGGAAAGCGCCGATGTTCTTCGGCGACCATGATTTTCTCCCCGATGGTTCCGCGCTGCTCTGCACCATGGAAGGCGATGTTTGGCGAGTGACGGGCCTCGACGCGGAACTCAAGGACGTGCGCTGGCGCCGGTTCGCCTCGGGCCTTCATCAGGCGCTGGGATTAGTCGTAGCGGAAGGCCAGGTATATGTGCTGGGGAGAGATCAGATTACGTGCCTGCACGACCTGAACGGCGACGGCGAGGCCGATTTTTACGAATGCTTTTCGAATAAGATGATCACTTCGAGCGCGGGACATGACTTTACCTGCGGCTTGGCTCGCGACCCACAGGGGCGTTTCTACACGGCCTCGGGGAGGCAGGGGCTGATTCGGATTTCGGCCGACAGACAGACCGTGGAGGTGCTGGCGACCGGCTTTCGAAATCCGGACGGCGTGGCGCTCTGCCCGGATGGGGCCGTTACGCTGCCTTGCAGTGAAGGAGAATGGACCCCGGCCTCGATGATTTGCCTGGTAAAACCCGATCCGCCCGCGGCCGCGGCGCCATACTTCGGCTACGGCGGCCCGCGAGACGGCAAGCTGCCCGCGCTTCCGTTCGCCTATTTGCCCCGCGGCCTCGACAACAGCAGCGGTGGACAGGTGACGGTCCCCGACGACCGCTGGGGACCGTTGAAAGGGCAAATGGTCCATTTCTCGTTCGGCCAAGGAAGCCATTTCCTGTTGTTGCGCGACGAAGTCGCGGGTCAGCCGCAGGGGGCGGTTGTCCCTCTGGTCGGCGATTTCCGTTCCGGCGTACATCGCGGTCGTTTCAATCCGACGGATGGTCAGCTCTATGTTTCCGGACTGAATGGCTGGGGAACCTATACTCCCGACGACGGCTGCTTCCAACGAGTTCGCTATACGGGCGCCCCGGTGCAACTGCCGCGATCGTTTCACGTATATGAGAACGGCGTGCTGGTCTCGTTCACTCAGCCCGTCGAGCCGAAGGCGATTGCCAACCTTGCCAACCATTTTGCCCAGGTGTGGAACTACCGCTACAGTCCCGGCTATGGCTCGCCGGAATTCGCGCCTTGCCATCCAGGCGCCGTGGGGCATGAATCGCTGGCCATTGCGGGCGTTCATCGGGTCGACGCGTCGACGATCTTTGTCGAGTTGCCAGCGTTGCAGCCCGTAAATCAATTGCACCTGCTCTTGCAGGTGGACGAAGGTCGGCCTCAAGAACTCGTGATCACGGTCCATCGACTCGATAAACCGTTTACGCAGTTTCCCGGCTACCAGCCGACGAAAAAAATGATCGCCGCACATCCGCTTCACGTGGATTTAACGCTGTTGAGAAAGGCAATCCCCAATCCATGGCGGACGACACTTCCGGCCGCGTCGCCGCTGGACCTTTCGGCTGGAAGTAATCTTACGTTTTCGACCCGAACGCTCCGCGCGAAAGCGGGCAAAAACGTGAAACTTACGTTTCACAATCCGGATGTGGTGCCGCATAACTGGGTGTTGGTCAAGAAGGGGACACTGGCCAGCATCGGCGATTTGACGAACAAGTTGGTCGCTGATCCCGAAGCGGTTTTCCGGCAATACGTGCCCAAGAGCGACGATGTGATTTGCTACACCGACATCGTTCCCTCGGGGCAGCAATTCACCATTTGTTTCCAAGCGCCGGCAGAGAAGGGGCGTTATCCCTACCTCTGCACGTTTCCCGGACACTGGATGGTGATGAATGGCGAACTCATCGTTGAATAG
- a CDS encoding HAD family hydrolase, with amino-acid sequence MKPSSDSASPTTDRQRWAGVEFRADVRPRPQIRHVLFDFDGTLSLIRQGWPDVMTPMLIEALPRRPGETEAELRKLVTDDIARLTGKQTIYQMIQLAERITQRGGQPREPLWYKHEYLRRLEERIGGRIAGLRSGRIHPDELLVHRARPLLEHLRQRGLQLYLASGTDEPALRQEAELLDIARYFGPHVYGAQDDYLQFSKKIVIDRILREHGVSGQTLLAFGDGYVEIENTKQVGGLAVAVASDEADNGSGRVDPWKRQRLLEVAADVVIPDFREAVPLVEFLLNGDTNSS; translated from the coding sequence ATGAAGCCATCCAGCGACTCTGCCTCGCCGACCACCGATCGCCAGCGTTGGGCCGGCGTCGAATTCCGGGCCGATGTGCGCCCCCGTCCGCAAATCCGCCATGTGCTGTTCGACTTCGACGGCACTTTATCGCTCATCCGCCAAGGATGGCCCGACGTGATGACGCCGATGTTGATTGAGGCCTTGCCGCGGCGGCCGGGTGAGACCGAGGCGGAGCTGCGCAAACTGGTTACCGACGACATCGCGCGCCTTACCGGCAAACAGACCATCTATCAGATGATCCAACTGGCCGAACGCATCACTCAGCGCGGCGGCCAGCCGCGCGAGCCGTTGTGGTACAAGCATGAATACTTGCGGCGGCTCGAAGAGCGGATCGGCGGCCGGATCGCCGGCTTGCGCAGCGGCCGGATTCATCCCGACGAATTGCTGGTGCACCGGGCCCGACCGCTGTTGGAGCATCTCCGGCAGCGCGGCCTCCAACTCTATTTGGCCAGCGGCACCGACGAACCGGCCCTGCGCCAGGAGGCGGAGCTGTTGGATATCGCTCGGTATTTCGGGCCGCACGTCTACGGCGCGCAGGATGACTACCTTCAGTTCTCCAAGAAGATCGTCATCGACCGAATATTGCGGGAGCATGGAGTTTCGGGCCAGACGCTATTGGCGTTCGGCGACGGCTACGTGGAGATTGAGAATACGAAGCAGGTCGGCGGCCTCGCCGTGGCCGTGGCTTCCGACGAAGCCGACAACGGGTCCGGCCGCGTTGATCCTTGGAAGCGGCAGCGACTGCTGGAGGTCGCCGCCGACGTGGTGATTCCCGACTTCCGCGAGGCGGTGCCGCTAGTCGAGTTCTTGCTCAATGGAGATACTAACAGTAGTTAA
- a CDS encoding PfkB family carbohydrate kinase: MNADRFSAITGQYPRLRVGVVGDFCLDRYLEIDPTRTETSIETGLPVYNVVRVRAQPGGAGTIVNNLVALGIGQIYPIGFCGEDGEGYELRRALSALWGVALDRFITTPLRRTFVYGKPLVIEPVGPPRELNRLDAKNWTSTPGELQDDLAARVRDLAPLVDAMIVLDQVDSPETGAATRRVVAAVHSVLRERPNLVVLADCRRGLADYPPLGFKMNAAELGRLSGAEAADRHIVERLTAELATRNAQPVFVTLAEQGIVAALPKHLAKHVAAHPVRGPIDIVGAGDAVTANLASALAAGAGLIEAMELAMTAASIVIHQLGTTGAATVAQSAGLLFGADPTH; encoded by the coding sequence ATGAACGCTGATCGGTTTTCCGCGATCACCGGGCAGTATCCGCGACTGCGCGTCGGCGTGGTCGGCGATTTTTGCCTCGATCGCTACCTGGAAATCGACCCGACGCGAACAGAAACGTCGATTGAGACTGGCTTGCCGGTTTATAACGTTGTGCGGGTTCGCGCGCAGCCGGGGGGCGCTGGCACGATCGTCAATAATCTGGTCGCATTGGGCATCGGTCAAATCTATCCTATCGGCTTCTGCGGCGAAGATGGAGAAGGATACGAGTTGCGGCGCGCGCTCTCGGCGTTGTGGGGAGTCGCGCTCGATCGCTTCATCACCACGCCCTTGCGACGAACGTTTGTCTACGGCAAGCCGCTGGTGATCGAGCCAGTCGGGCCGCCGCGCGAATTGAACCGGCTCGACGCGAAGAACTGGACTTCGACACCGGGCGAATTGCAAGACGATCTGGCCGCCCGCGTGCGAGATCTGGCGCCGCTCGTCGACGCAATGATCGTGCTCGACCAGGTGGACTCGCCGGAAACCGGCGCGGCGACGCGCCGCGTGGTCGCCGCCGTCCATAGCGTCTTGCGCGAGCGCCCGAACCTTGTCGTGCTGGCGGACTGCCGCCGCGGCCTGGCGGATTACCCGCCGCTGGGCTTCAAAATGAATGCCGCTGAGCTGGGTCGACTGTCCGGCGCAGAAGCAGCCGATCGCCACATCGTCGAACGCCTCACCGCCGAGCTGGCCACGCGGAACGCCCAGCCAGTATTCGTCACGCTCGCCGAGCAAGGCATCGTCGCAGCGCTGCCCAAGCACTTGGCGAAGCATGTCGCGGCCCATCCGGTGCGCGGCCCAATCGACATCGTTGGCGCCGGCGATGCGGTAACGGCCAATCTCGCGTCCGCGCTGGCCGCCGGCGCCGGTTTGATCGAGGCGATGGAGCTAGCGATGACCGCCGCCTCGATTGTGATTCACCAACTCGGCACGACCGGCGCGGCCACTGTGGCCCAATCGGCCGGTTTGCTATTCGGGGCGGATCCCACGCATTGA